One Hyphomonadaceae bacterium BL14 genomic window, TTACGAAGCGCGCAAGCGCATGGGACGGCGGCTGGCCGAAGAAACCCCCGCCGACATCGATGTGGTCGTGCCTGTGCCGGACTCGGGCATGGCCGCTGCGTTGGGGTTCGCCGAAGCGATCGGACGCCCGTTTGATCTCGGCATCATCCGCTCTCACTTTGTCGGGCGCACTTTCATCCAGCCAACCCAGGCCAAGCGCGACCTGGGCGTGCGGCGCAAGCACGCGGCCAATCCGTCTGTCCTGAAAGGCAAGCGCGTCCTGCTGATCGACGACTCCATCGTGCGCGGCACCACATCGAAAAAAATCGTGCGCATGGTACGCGAGGCCGGCGCGACGGAAGTGCACTTCCGCTCGGCCTGCCCGCCCATCACCCATCCCGATTTCTACGGCATCGACATGCCCATGCGCGAGGAGCTGATGGCCGCGAGCCACAACCCCGAACGCATGCGCGCCATGCTCGAGTGCGATTCGCTGGGTTTTCTGTCGGTGGAAGGTCTGTACTGGGCGGTGCGCGGCGAAGCGCGCGACCCGGACCGGCCGCAACTGGCCGATCACTATTTCACCGGGGAATACCCGACCCGGCTTGTGGACCGCGACATGGCGCGCTCCAACAAGGATGAACAACTCTCGCTTCTGGTGGATGCATGACCCAATCGCGCCCGTTTGAGGGCCGCGTGGCGCTGGTAACCGGTGCCTCGCGCGGCATAGGCTTTTCTGTGGCTCTGGCACTGGCGGGCGCAGGCGCGCACGTGATTGCCACGGCGCGCACCCAGGGTGGCCTGGAAGACCTTGATGACGCCATCCGCAAGCAAGGCGGCTCGGCGACCCTGGTGCCGATGGACATGACCTCGGCGGACGGCATCGAAAAGCTTGCCGAGGCTGTGGAGCAGCGCTGGGGCAAGCTGGATATCCTGGTGGTCAATGCCGGTGTGCTGGGCATGCTCACCCCCACAGCGCAGATTCCGGCCAAGGTCTGGAACGAGGTGCTGGCGGTCAATCTTCTGGCCCCGGCCCGACTGATCCGGGCATTCGAGGCGCTTCTGAAGGCCGCTGACGCAGGCCGCGCGGTCTTCACGACTTCGGGTATCGGAAGCCAGCGTTCACGCGCCTACTGGGCGGCCTATGGCGCGTCCAAGGCCGGGCTGGATGCGCTGGTCAAGAGCTGGGCCATGGAGCTGTCGGGCTCCAGCGTGCGCGTCAACCTCCTGGACCCGGGCAGTGTGCGCACGCGCATGCGGGCCAAGGCGGTTCCCGGTGAAGACCCGCAAAGCTTGCCCCACCCTGACGAGATCGCCCCGGCATTCCTGGCGCTGTGCTCGGCCGAAGAGACGCGCACGGGCGAGATTATTCGGGCCAGCGACACAGCTTAGCGCGGCCCGTCACCGCTCCGGTCGCGCCGCGGCCGGTCACGGCGCGCCACGGTCTCCTCGATAACGCGCCCGCGTGTCTGAGGATCCATGTCCGCGAGAGTCTCCAGGATCACCGCCTCGGATCGCGCTTCAAACCGGGCGCGCGCATCGCGCGCCGCGGCAGTGGCGGCGCGGGCGGCGGCAGGGTCAAAAGGCTCGGCGCGTAAAGCATCAAAGGCCGCCTCCTGTGCCCGCCAGGCCGACCGGCCAAGATCCCTCAACTCCGGTCCGGCCGCCTGAAACCGCGCCCGCACCTCGGCCCGGCTATCATCGGGAAGCGCGCGCATGAAAGCGCGCATGCTGAATGCGCCGCTTGGGCCGGACGGCCTGTGCTGCTGCGCCGTTTCAGGCACTGGCGCGGCCAACCAGGTACGGGCACCGGCACCGATCAGGACACCATTGACCAAGACCGAGACAATCAGAAGGATGATCCAGATATTGAGCTTGGTCATCGCGCCGCCTCCTCCAGCCAGTCAGTCTCATCTTCAGCCAAAACGGCAAAGGCGCGCTCAAACAGCACTTCGTCATCGGATTGGGGGGGCTCGGTGGTCAGCCAGCCGGCGCTGACGCCGACCAGCAGAGCCGCAGCCGCCGCCATTGCTGACCAGCGCGGTGCTGCGTCGTGCGCAGCCGGCGCACTGGCGATCACGGCGTCGTAGAGGGCCAGGCCCGGCACCGCATCACGGGCCGATTCCAGAAGATCATTCAGCGCGCTGACCTGCGCCAGCGCGGCGCGGGCCGCCTGCGGATTTGCGGCCATGAAGGCCTGCGCCGCGCCCCGCTCCGCCTCTGGCCAACGCGCCAGGTCCGGACCCAACAGTCCGGCCAGGTCTTCAAAGCGGTCAAGCGTCATCATGTCTCGCCTCCTCGCCCATCGCTGAGCGTGCCGATCATAGCGGCGGCCTCGTTAAGAAGCGCTGTTTTCAAACTCCGCCGCGCGCGCGCCAGCAGGGATTCCAGAGCCTCTTCGCTCACGTCAAGAATATGCGCGGCCTCAGCCTGGCTCATATCCTGAAAGTGGCGTAGTTCCAGTGCGATGCGCTGACGCTCGGGCAAAGCTGCCACCGCTGCGCGCACCCGGCTGGCGGCCTGGTGGGCCCCCATGGCCTGTTCTGCATCAGGCGCCGGGTCCGGCAGGTCCGGCGCATCATCGTCCGCCAGGGGGGATTCGCGGCGTTTGCGCAGGCGGTCGTAGCAGGTGTTGATGGTGATGCGGCCGATCCAGGTCTCCAGCTTGGCCCGTTCAGGGTCATAGCTCGAGATTTTGCGCCAGACCTTGACGAATACCTCCTGGGCAACATCCTCGGCCTCGCCGGGGTCACGCAACAGGCGAAGCGCCAAGCCGTAAACCATTGGAAGACAACGTTTTGTCAGGGCGGCGATCGCGTCACGATCGCCGCGTGCCACGCCGTCCGCCAAGGCCCGGTCTGCAAGCGTCTGCTTCCCGCCTGCCCCGGCGTGGGAGCCGGAGCGGCCTGTAATCAGGCGCAGGGCGGGACGCGTCATGACGGCTCCTTGGGGCGTCAGCCTCCGCGGCGTTGACCACGGCCGCGGCCTTCGCCATCGCCGCGGCGCTCGCGCATACGCTCACGCATCTGTTCGGCAGCGGCACGGCGTTCTTCAGCCGAAACAATACCATCGCCGTTCGCATCAACCCGGTCAAACATGGACAGGCTGCGTTCGATGAAGGCGTCGCGGGTCATTTCGCGGGGGGCGGCGTCTGCGCCCTCGCGTTCACGCCAGGCCTGGGCCCGGGGGCTGTTGCGCATGCGCTCTATCCGCGCCTGCTCCGCCGGAGAGGCGTCTTCAGCGGTCAGGACGCCGTCGCCATTGCGGTCACGGAAGTCGAACTCGGAACCGATAAACTCAATAAAATCTGTGCGTTGCAGGTCGGCATCTTCACCTCCGGCGGCGAGGCCCAGCATGCCGGCTCCGCGGGCGCCACGGCGGCCTTGTCCCCAGTTTCCGGCCGGACGTTCGGTGGCGGCGTGGTCGTCAGCGGTAAAGACCGCCGCTTCGACAGCACCGGCAGAACCGGCGGCGAGCGCGAAGGCGGCCATCGTGGTCAGGAGCTTGATTTTCATCAGATTTACCTTTCATGGCGAGGGCCCCAGCCCCCTCATGACAGGTGATACGCACCCCGCACGCCCTATCCGTCGCCGCCAGCCGCTATCCACGCCCCTGTGCTACAACCTATCCCCCGATGAGGGTACGAAAATGCTCCCGCACGGTACATGAATGGGCCTCCATGAGACGAACCAGCGCCTCCATGGAGTCACAGCCTGCAGAGCGCGCCAGGCGACGGGCGAAGGGGGCGCTGGCACCCGCCGGATCGAAGCCGCCGCCGTGGGCGGCCCGGATCAGCTGGGTCACCGCCGCATAGTCGCCATGCGCCGCGATCAGCGCTTCGGCTTCGGCCGGCTTCAGGGCTCCGGAGGCGGTCAGGGCGGCGAGGGCTGGCGCGGTGCCGGGGTCGGCGCGGCGTCCGGCAATGAGCTGGGCGGTCTGGGCGATGAACTCGATCTCGATCAGGCCGCCCTCACGCATTTTGAGGTCCCAGGCCGAGCGGGCCGGCTTCTCGCGCAGAAGCCTCGCGCGCATGGCCGCAGCGTCAGCGCGGAGGGTCTCGGCGGGAACCTTGCGGGCGATGGCCGCCGCCACGGCCTCGTCGAGCTCCGCGCCCAGCCCGCCATCGGCCACAATGCGGCCGCGCGTCAGGGCCATGCGTTCGAAGGTCCAGGATTCCTCGCTGGCGTAATAGGCGGCAAAGCGCGACAGACGCACCGCCAGCGGGCCCTGACTGCCCGAGGGGCGCAAGGCCATGTCGACGGGGTAGAGATCGCCCTCTTCAGTGGGCGCCGACAGGGCCGAGACCAGCCGCTGGGCAAAGCGGATGAACCAGGTCTCCACCCCCAGCGGCTTGGGGCCGTCGGAGCTGTCCGCGTCGGCTTCATAGACCAGCATGAGATCGAGATCGGAATCGGCCGACAACTCGCGCCCGCCCAGCTTGCCCAGACCCAGCACCGCCCAGCGCCCCGGTGCCGGGCCGTGGCGGCGGGACATTTCCTGCTGCGCGGAGATGGCCATGGCCGCGATGGCCGCGTCCGCCAGCGCCGCAAACGCGATGCCCGCCTCGGTGGCACCGGCGCGTTCCAGCAGGAGCTGGGCACCGATGCGCAGGCGCTCTTCGCGGGCGATGCGCCGGGCCGTGTTGAGCGCGTCCTCGAACGGCAGATCGGCCAGCGTGGCAAAGCGCTTGGCGATCAGGCCCGGCGGGTCCTCGCGCAAGGGCCGGACGAAAGACGGCTCCAGCATCACGTCCAGCAGGGCGGGACGCCGGGCCAGCAATTCGGCCAGACGCGGTGCCAGCCCCAGAATGACCATCAGCTCACGCGCCAGGTCGGGCTGATTGACCAGCAGGGACAGGACCTGAACCCCGCTGGGCAAGCCTTCAAAGAAGGCCGCAAAGCGCGCCAGAGCGGCGTCGGGATCGCCGGTGGCGGCGATGGCGGTCACCAGCCTGGGCGCAAAGCGCGAGAACAGCCGGCGCGCCCGTTCGGTGCGGGCCGCCCGCGCCCGGCCCGCCGCCCAGCCCGACAGGCGCGTCCAGACCTGGGCGGGGTCTTCGAACCCCAGCCTGGTCAGGGTGGCGATGGTGTCGGGCGTCGGCTCCACCCCGGTGAGCACCAGGCTGCCGGCGTCGGTGGCCAGACTCTCCCCATCCTCGAACTGGGCCGAGAACAGGGCATGGACCTCCTGCAAGGTGGCGCGGATGCGGGCATCGAACGCGGTGAGGTCCCCCTCCCCTGACAGCGCCGCCACGGCGCGCCGGGCGTCATTGGCCTCGGGCAGGGTCTGGCTCTGGGCGTCCTCGATCATCTGCACGCGGTGCTCGGCGTCGCGCAGGATTGTATAGGCGCGCGCCAGCGCCTCGGCCTCGCCGGCCTCGATCAGCCCCTCTGCGGCCAGCGCCGCCAGCGCATCCAGCGTCCCCGCCGGGCGCAGGGCGGGCTTGCGGCCGCCGAACACCAGCTGCAGCACCTGGGCATAGAACTCGATCTCCCGGATGCCGCCGCGTCCCAGCTTGAGATCATGGCCCGCCGCGCGCACTTTCGAGCGCTCGCCCACGGCCTGAATCTGCTTGGCCAGAGCCCGGATATCTTCAACCGCGGCGAAATCCAGCGCCCGGCGCCAGATGAAGGGTTTGAGATCAGTGAGAAACGCGTCGGCGCACGCCCGGTCGCCCGCGCACCAGCGCGCCTTGGCGTAGGCCGCCCGCTCCCAGTTCTGGCCCACCGCCTCAAAATACCGCCGCGCCATGTCCGCGCTCACCGCCGGCGGGGTCGAGCCCGGATCGGGGCGCAGACGCAGATCCACGCGGAAGACATAGCCGTCGGCCGTCACCTCCTGCATCAGGAAGGCGAGCTTCTGGGCCAGGCGATTGAAGCTCTTGGGCCGGTCCTTGCCGTCTGGGCCCTGCGCGATCTCCGGCTCCCAGGCGATCACAAGGTCCACATCGGAGGAAAAGTTGAGGCTGCGCTGGCCGTGCTTGCCGAGCGTCAGCACGAAATAGCCGGGCACAGGATTGGCGGGGTCATCCACCTCAAACCCGGTGAGGCGCGCCGCCGCCGCCAGAGACGCCTGCACGCTGGCATCGGCAAAATCCGACAGGGCGCGCGTGACGGTCTCCAGCGGCCAGGCACCCACCAGATCGGCCAGCGACACGGTGAGGTGCATGTCCGCCTTGGCCTGACGCAGCGCGCGCAGCACATCGGCCTCATCCTCCAGCGCGCCTGCGGCCCGCGCCGCGTCGAGCGCCCCCGCCAGCACGGTTTCAGGTGCGCCTTCGCCCAGCGCCTGCAGCGTGGCGGGCCGGCGCGCGGCGGTGCGGGCGAGATAGGGCGCGGCGGCGAATACGGCGTCCAGAAACGCCCCGCCCGCCTCCCAGGCCGCAAACGCCTCCGGCGCAATCCGCTCACGCCAGCGCGCCGCACGCGCAGGATCGATCATGGGCAGGGTGCGGGTGAGGCGTTGCGGCAGGGGCGCGGTCATGGCTGCCAAACTGGCCCGCTCCGCGGGGAACGGCAAGGCGCGCGATCCGGGCGGCGCCCCCCCGTTCAGCACGGGTTCATGGCGAGATTCCAATCTTGCCGCCCGTTACCCGGCCGGAACCCGGCGTGCTCAATTGGCAGCTCGATTTATCTTGGAGGCGCATGATGGTTTTGAGCTCTATCGCGCTGGCGATGCACCTGACGACCGCGCAGCCCGCCATTTCATGCTTTAGCGTCGCGCATCGCTTCTACACTGCGCAGCGGGCCGCCGAAATTTGCAGGAATGTTGGAAGCCAGTTCTGCTTCAGGCAGGCCTACAATACCTATACGCTCGAACGTTCAGCAGACATATGCCGCAATGTTTATAACGATGTCTGCATGCGTGACAGCTATCGCTACAATACTCTTGAATATTCGGCGCGGATGTGTGCGCACGTCAGCGCGAACGAATGCTACCAGACCCAGCGCCGGTATTATGGCATCCAGAGATCAGCGGAGCTTTGCCGCACACAATGACGGACGTCCGGTGATGGTGCTGCAGCGGCGGACGTGATTTTGGAGCCCGGCTTGAGCCCCCTAACACCCTAGGGCAATCGCATTTGGGCCTTGAGTACTTATTCCCTCCCCTTAAGGGGGTCTGACGCCGAAGGCGTCTGACGAGGGTGGGGTGTGCGGCGGTGACGGGTGACGAATCTGTGGTTGAAGCTGCATGCCCCCCACCCCGACCCTCCCCCAAGGGGGAGGGAGAGCGGACCGCGCCGTCTTCACCCAAATCCGGCAATTCCGGTCCATATGCGATTCCCCTGCCTAACACCCCGGGTTCAGCGCCACGCCCAGCCGGGCCATGAGGCGGCTGACCAACACCTCGCGGTCGGCGGCGTCCAGCGGCAGGGTGTGGAGCACGTCCGACTGCATCAGGCTGGCCAGACCATGCAGGCAGGACCAGGTGAACAGGGCGTCGTGGCGCGCCGGATGGTCCGCCTCCACAGCCACATCGCGCACATTCAGAGAAGTCAGCCGGTTTTGAAGGACGTCGAAGGCATGACGCGCCTTGGCCATCATGTCGGGATGATCGGAGGGCGTGGGCAGGGGCGCGTTGAACATCAGCCGGTATTTCAGCGGAAACGTGCGCGCATAACCCAGATAGGCCAGCCCCATTTCCCCCAGATCCGCCCAGCCGTCGTCATGACGAGGGCGGGCCTCCAGAAAGGCGGCGAACTCGGCGTAGCAGCGCGCCACCACGGCGGCCAGGATATGATCACGCGTGGGAAAATGCTTGTAGGGTGCCTGGTGGGAGACGCCCAGCCTGCGGGCGACCTCGCGCAGGCTCAGCTGCTCGACGCCATCGGCCTCGATGATCTCGAGCGCGGTGTCGATACACGCATCCTTGATGGTGTCAGGCCTTGCTCGCGTCGCCATTCGTGTGCCGGGTCATGCCTTTCATGATCGTGCTCATGATCCGCCGGCGGGCGAATCGCGGGAGCATCGCCAGACTGTAACCCAGCAGCTTGGCCAGCGCGCCCGGCCGCACCAATCCGGTCCGCCCCAGCGCCGCGAACGCGCCGCGCGCAATGCTCACGGGCCGGGCCGCGCCGCCCATCTGCATGCCCGCGCGCGCCGCAAAGCCCGAGTTGACGGGACCGGGCGCCACGGCCAACACGTCGATCCCGCGCGGGCCCAGCTCCATGCGCAAGCCTTCGGCGAAGACCTGCACCCAGGCCTTGGTCGCGGCGTAATTGGCCGAGCGGGCCACGCCCTGGAAGGCCACGATGGAGCTCATCAGGATGATGGCCCCCTTGCCGCGTTCCATGAAGCGCTTTGAAAACACATGGGTGAGCGCGGCCGAAGCGCGGCAATTGACGTCGATCATGCCCAGCTCGTCTTCGGCGGGGATATCGACGAAATCGCCCGAGGTACCGTACCCGGCGCAATTGGCCAGAAGGCCGATATCAAGCTCCGCCGTCTGGCCGGTCACGGCGCCCACGCCGGAGGCTTTGGCCAGGTCCGCCACGATGACGCGCGTCTGCACCGCGTAGGTCTGCATGAGCTGAACGCTGATATCGGCCAGCCGGGCTTCGTTGCGCGCCACCAGCACAACATTGAGGCGCCGGCGGGCGGCCTCGAACGCCATGGCCTCGCCAATGCCCGATGACGCGCCGGTGATCAGGGCCCAGGGTCCGTATTTTTTCTGAAAGGCTTTCGCGCCCATGGCGGCATCTCCGAGCAGGTTGACAGCGTCAACTCAATATGGGAGCAGGTAGACGCTGTCAACTGACGAGGCGTCCGCCATGACGAAAACCCCTGAAACCCTTGTCTATGTGTCGATCACGGGTCTGAGCGTGCGCCATCCGCACCACACAGCGACCGTGCCCGGCTGGGCCGATGTGCCCCGGCTGTGGCGCGAGCAGGGCCGAGACGTGTGAGCCGGTTCGAGAGGCGCCCCCCTACCCCCGCCGCAGCGGGATCGTCAGGCCGTGCGGTCCGCAAGCGCCCGCCTAATCCTCGCCCGGCGGGAAGGTGAGCGCGATACGCAGGCCGGGGCCGTGGCCGTCCACGGCGCCGGGGCCGTCATCCAGGGTGAGGCTGGCACCGTGGACCTCGGCGATGGCCTGGACCAGGGACAGGCCCAGGCCGACGCCCGGCAGGGAGCGCGATTTTTCCAGCCGCACAAAACGCTCCAGCACCCGCGCGCGATACTCCATTGGAATGCCCGGGCCGGTATCGGTGACGGAGATTTCCAGCGCGCCCGCGCCGGTGCGCCGGCCGCGCAGCACCACCGCGCCGCCGCCGGGCGTGTATTTCACGGCGTTGTCGAGGATGTTGGCCACGGCCTGGGCGATCAGCTCGCGGTCGCCCAGCAGCGTCAGGCCGTCCGGGCAGTCGCAGGCGAACTCCAGCCCTGTCTCCTCGCACACCGGCTCATAGAGCTCCGCCACGTCGCCGAGCAGGGCAGTGATGTCCAGGGTCTCGAACGCCCGGCGGCGCTCGCCGGCCTGCAGGCGGGCCAGCGACATGACGGCGTTGAACGTGCGCAGAAGCTCGTCAACATCACTGATGGCGCGCTGGAGCGCGGCCTCGCGCGCTTCGGCATCATCAGAATCGATCAGCGCGCCTTCGAGGCGCCCGCGCAGGCGCGTCAGCGGCAGGCGCAGATCGTGGGCGATGGAATCGCCCGCCGTGCGCATGCGCTGCATGAGGTGCTCCACCCGGTCGAGCATGGCGTTGAAGTTGGAAGACAGCTCGTCGAGATCATCGCCGGTGTGCGTGCGCGGAGCGCGGGTCTCGAGCCGGCCGGCCTTGATGGCGCGGGCCGCCGCATTGATGGCGTCGAGGCGCCGGGAGAAGCGGCGGCTGACCACGGCACCGGAAATGATCCCCAGTCCCAGCGCCAGAGCCGAGGCGAACAGCACGGCATTGAGCGTGTTGGAGACGAAGCGCGCCTCCTCCTCCACATCCATGCCGACAAACACGCGATGACCGCTGGCCAGCGCGGCGATCTGGCCGCGGGCATTGCGCGCTGCCCCGCCATCGGCACCGTCGGCGGGCGCGCGGTCATAGACGAAGCGCAGGCGCCCTTGCGCATCGGCAGGGGCAGCGGGCAAGCCCGAAATATTGCCCGACAGACGGCGCTGGTCGGCGTCCAGGAAGAGATAAAGAAATTCGCCGCCCCCCACCGAGCGCTGGACGATATAGCGGTTGGCACCCGCCGCGCCCCCGGCGGCATAGCGCGCCTCGATCTGGGCGATCTCGGCGGCGATGGCCGTATCGGCCCGGTTCATGGAGGCCCCGACGGTGGCCGCATAGACCAGCGCCAGGATCACGAAGCTCGACAAGGCGAACAGCCCCGCTGACAGGAGCGTCAGGCGGAAGGCGGTGGTCCGCAGGAAAGGCGGCAGGCGCCAGATGTGTCCTGCAGGCTGGGTCACGCCGCCTCCGGTTCGGGTCTTGGGGCCGGGCTGAGGGGTTATGTCACGGCTGGAGACGATAGCCCGCCCCGCGCACGGTGTGCAGCATGGAGGTGCTGAACGGCTTGTCGATCTTGGCGCGCAAGCGCGAAATGTGCACGTCGATCACATTGGTCTGGGGATCGAAGTGATAATCCCAGACCTTTTCCAGCAGCATGGTGCGGGTCACCACCTGGCCGGCATTGCGCATGAGGAACTCCAGCAGGCGGAACTCGCGCGGCTGCAACAGGACGGCCTCGCCGCCGCGCTTTACGGTGCGCGCCAGCAGGTCCATTTCCAGATCACCGACCTCCAGGCGGGTCTTCACCGCGTCCGGATTGCGCCGGCGGGCGAGCGCGTCGACCCGGGCGATCAGCTCGGACGGGGCGTAGGGCTTGACCAGATAGTCATCGCCGCCGGCCTTCAGGCCTTCGACCCGGTCATCGACCTCGCCCAGCGCCGACAGGATCAGCACCGGCGTCTTGTCGCCCTCCTCACGCAGGGCCGAGATCATGGACAGCCCGTCGCGCCGGGGCATCATCCGGTCGACGATGAGAACGTCGAACGCGCCCTCGCGCGCCAGCGCCAGCCCGTCCTCGCCGTCATGGGCGGCGTCGGCGACGTGCCCGCATTCGCGCAACATCTTCGCAATATTGCGTGCGACCTCCCGGTCATCTTCGACAATCAGAACCCGCATGGCGATCTCACATCCTGTGTCTATGCGCCAGCGCGCCCTGACGGGCCGACGCAGAGGCTTCTAGTCCATCGAGTCCAGATCCAGCGCGGCATAGCGCTGCTGACCGCCCTGCATGGCGACAAACACCAGCAGCGCCGCGCGGCCGCGCGCGCGGGCCGCTTCAGCCGCGGCGCGGAAATCCTCGATCGTGCGCACATCGCGCCCGCCTGCTTCCAGGATGGCATCGCCGGGCCGCAGGCCCTTGCGCGCCGCTTCGGAGTCCGGCTCCAGATCTGCCACGAGCAGGCCGCGCTGACCCAGTTCCAGCCGGGCGCGGTCCTGTTCGGACGGCGTCTCCAGTGTCATGCCGAAGAAGCGCGGCGACTCTTCAGGCTGGTCGGGCCGGGCCGGCGTTGCGGGACCGCCCGCATCGGCGGGACGTTCGGCCAGACGCACGCGCAATGTGCGCTCACGGCCGTCGCGCAGCACGCCCAGCGTGATCTGCGCGCCCGGCGCGAACGCGCCCACGCGCTGGGTCAGCACGCGCGCGCCCGACACGGCTGCACCATTGATGGTGGTGACGATATCGCCGTTCTGCAGCCCGCCCTGCTCGGCCGGCGTGCCGGCCAGCACCTGGTTGATCAACACGCCCTGGAGATCCTCGTCCAGGCCCATGGCGTCGCGCAGATCGTCCGTGAGGTCGGCCGGCGAGATACCCAGATACCCGCGGCGCACCTCGCCCCCTTCGATCAGCTGATCAACGATGGAGGCGGCCACGTCGGAGGGGATCGCAAAGCCGATGCCCACATTGCCGCCCGTGGGCGAGATGATGGCTGAGTTCACGCCCACCACACGCCCGTTGAGATCAAAGGCCGGACCGCCCGAATTGCCCCGGTTGATCGGCGCATCGATCTGCAGGAAGTCGATATAGGCCTGGGCCGGGCTCATCTCGCGTCCGATGGCCGAGACGATGCCGGC contains:
- a CDS encoding SDR family NAD(P)-dependent oxidoreductase, which translates into the protein MTQSRPFEGRVALVTGASRGIGFSVALALAGAGAHVIATARTQGGLEDLDDAIRKQGGSATLVPMDMTSADGIEKLAEAVEQRWGKLDILVVNAGVLGMLTPTAQIPAKVWNEVLAVNLLAPARLIRAFEALLKAADAGRAVFTTSGIGSQRSRAYWAAYGASKAGLDALVKSWAMELSGSSVRVNLLDPGSVRTRMRAKAVPGEDPQSLPHPDEIAPAFLALCSAEETRTGEIIRASDTA
- a CDS encoding periplasmic heavy metal sensor, giving the protein MTKLNIWIILLIVSVLVNGVLIGAGARTWLAAPVPETAQQHRPSGPSGAFSMRAFMRALPDDSRAEVRARFQAAGPELRDLGRSAWRAQEAAFDALRAEPFDPAAARAATAAARDARARFEARSEAVILETLADMDPQTRGRVIEETVARRDRPRRDRSGDGPR
- a CDS encoding RNA polymerase sigma factor, with the protein product MTRPALRLITGRSGSHAGAGGKQTLADRALADGVARGDRDAIAALTKRCLPMVYGLALRLLRDPGEAEDVAQEVFVKVWRKISSYDPERAKLETWIGRITINTCYDRLRKRRESPLADDDAPDLPDPAPDAEQAMGAHQAASRVRAAVAALPERQRIALELRHFQDMSQAEAAHILDVSEEALESLLARARRSLKTALLNEAAAMIGTLSDGRGGET
- a CDS encoding bifunctional [glutamine synthetase] adenylyltransferase/[glutamine synthetase]-adenylyl-L-tyrosine phosphorylase encodes the protein MTAPLPQRLTRTLPMIDPARAARWRERIAPEAFAAWEAGGAFLDAVFAAAPYLARTAARRPATLQALGEGAPETVLAGALDAARAAGALEDEADVLRALRQAKADMHLTVSLADLVGAWPLETVTRALSDFADASVQASLAAAARLTGFEVDDPANPVPGYFVLTLGKHGQRSLNFSSDVDLVIAWEPEIAQGPDGKDRPKSFNRLAQKLAFLMQEVTADGYVFRVDLRLRPDPGSTPPAVSADMARRYFEAVGQNWERAAYAKARWCAGDRACADAFLTDLKPFIWRRALDFAAVEDIRALAKQIQAVGERSKVRAAGHDLKLGRGGIREIEFYAQVLQLVFGGRKPALRPAGTLDALAALAAEGLIEAGEAEALARAYTILRDAEHRVQMIEDAQSQTLPEANDARRAVAALSGEGDLTAFDARIRATLQEVHALFSAQFEDGESLATDAGSLVLTGVEPTPDTIATLTRLGFEDPAQVWTRLSGWAAGRARAARTERARRLFSRFAPRLVTAIAATGDPDAALARFAAFFEGLPSGVQVLSLLVNQPDLARELMVILGLAPRLAELLARRPALLDVMLEPSFVRPLREDPPGLIAKRFATLADLPFEDALNTARRIAREERLRIGAQLLLERAGATEAGIAFAALADAAIAAMAISAQQEMSRRHGPAPGRWAVLGLGKLGGRELSADSDLDLMLVYEADADSSDGPKPLGVETWFIRFAQRLVSALSAPTEEGDLYPVDMALRPSGSQGPLAVRLSRFAAYYASEESWTFERMALTRGRIVADGGLGAELDEAVAAAIARKVPAETLRADAAAMRARLLREKPARSAWDLKMREGGLIEIEFIAQTAQLIAGRRADPGTAPALAALTASGALKPAEAEALIAAHGDYAAVTQLIRAAHGGGFDPAGASAPFARRLARSAGCDSMEALVRLMEAHSCTVREHFRTLIGG
- a CDS encoding TetR/AcrR family transcriptional regulator, whose translation is MATRARPDTIKDACIDTALEIIEADGVEQLSLREVARRLGVSHQAPYKHFPTRDHILAAVVARCYAEFAAFLEARPRHDDGWADLGEMGLAYLGYARTFPLKYRLMFNAPLPTPSDHPDMMAKARHAFDVLQNRLTSLNVRDVAVEADHPARHDALFTWSCLHGLASLMQSDVLHTLPLDAADREVLVSRLMARLGVALNPGC
- a CDS encoding SDR family NAD(P)-dependent oxidoreductase; translation: MGAKAFQKKYGPWALITGASSGIGEAMAFEAARRRLNVVLVARNEARLADISVQLMQTYAVQTRVIVADLAKASGVGAVTGQTAELDIGLLANCAGYGTSGDFVDIPAEDELGMIDVNCRASAALTHVFSKRFMERGKGAIILMSSIVAFQGVARSANYAATKAWVQVFAEGLRMELGPRGIDVLAVAPGPVNSGFAARAGMQMGGAARPVSIARGAFAALGRTGLVRPGALAKLLGYSLAMLPRFARRRIMSTIMKGMTRHTNGDASKA
- a CDS encoding ATP-binding protein; this encodes MTQPAGHIWRLPPFLRTTAFRLTLLSAGLFALSSFVILALVYAATVGASMNRADTAIAAEIAQIEARYAAGGAAGANRYIVQRSVGGGEFLYLFLDADQRRLSGNISGLPAAPADAQGRLRFVYDRAPADGADGGAARNARGQIAALASGHRVFVGMDVEEEARFVSNTLNAVLFASALALGLGIISGAVVSRRFSRRLDAINAAARAIKAGRLETRAPRTHTGDDLDELSSNFNAMLDRVEHLMQRMRTAGDSIAHDLRLPLTRLRGRLEGALIDSDDAEAREAALQRAISDVDELLRTFNAVMSLARLQAGERRRAFETLDITALLGDVAELYEPVCEETGLEFACDCPDGLTLLGDRELIAQAVANILDNAVKYTPGGGAVVLRGRRTGAGALEISVTDTGPGIPMEYRARVLERFVRLEKSRSLPGVGLGLSLVQAIAEVHGASLTLDDGPGAVDGHGPGLRIALTFPPGED
- a CDS encoding response regulator transcription factor, yielding MRVLIVEDDREVARNIAKMLRECGHVADAAHDGEDGLALAREGAFDVLIVDRMMPRRDGLSMISALREEGDKTPVLILSALGEVDDRVEGLKAGGDDYLVKPYAPSELIARVDALARRRNPDAVKTRLEVGDLEMDLLARTVKRGGEAVLLQPREFRLLEFLMRNAGQVVTRTMLLEKVWDYHFDPQTNVIDVHISRLRAKIDKPFSTSMLHTVRGAGYRLQP
- a CDS encoding Do family serine endopeptidase; the protein is MTFTQRLLVSAAAGLALTAAMPGLSLTAVPAHAQTYAAPNGAPMSFADLIERVSPAVVSIEAEGVVNPEGAPDLSQVPPQLREFFERFGGMPGQQPAPRPRRSQGSGFFISADGLLVTNNHVIAGADSIRVSLSDGRSFDAEVVGRDELTDLALLRVEPGSRPFQHVELARELEVRVGDWVVAVGNPFGLGGTATAGIVSAIGREMSPAQAYIDFLQIDAPINRGNSGGPAFDLNGRVVGVNSAIISPTGGNVGIGFAIPSDVAASIVDQLIEGGEVRRGYLGISPADLTDDLRDAMGLDEDLQGVLINQVLAGTPAEQGGLQNGDIVTTINGAAVSGARVLTQRVGAFAPGAQITLGVLRDGRERTLRVRLAERPADAGGPATPARPDQPEESPRFFGMTLETPSEQDRARLELGQRGLLVADLEPDSEAARKGLRPGDAILEAGGRDVRTIEDFRAAAEAARARGRAALLVFVAMQGGQQRYAALDLDSMD